One region of Timaviella obliquedivisa GSE-PSE-MK23-08B genomic DNA includes:
- the prmC gene encoding peptide chain release factor N(5)-glutamine methyltransferase has translation MPSSASGLELWHWRSIAKQQAVAAHVLPTEVDWLLQEVAGLDRLSLRLESFKNQAELPLKLPLTELTQLWQQRLETRLPVQYIVGSTTWRQFSLVVSPAVLIPRPETEELIDLAIATVQADPALGQGAWVDLGTGSGAIALALADAFPHAAIHAVDVSELALAIAQYNAQQLHLSDRIQFHQGRWFEPIASLQHKLSGIVSNPPYIPRNVIPNLQPEVAQHEPHLALDGGEDGLDCIRQLVNVAPDYLRSGGAWLIEMMAGQAEAVSQLLEKQGNYRAIEIHTDLNGIERFASALRV, from the coding sequence ATGCCCTCAAGCGCTTCAGGTCTGGAGTTATGGCACTGGCGATCGATCGCCAAGCAACAGGCGGTCGCTGCCCACGTTCTCCCCACCGAAGTCGATTGGCTGTTACAAGAAGTTGCAGGACTCGATCGCCTCTCCCTTCGTCTAGAAAGTTTCAAAAATCAAGCCGAGTTGCCGCTCAAGCTTCCCCTTACCGAACTCACCCAACTTTGGCAACAGCGCTTAGAAACCCGCTTGCCCGTTCAGTACATTGTGGGCAGCACAACCTGGCGACAGTTTTCCCTAGTGGTTTCGCCTGCGGTGCTGATTCCCCGCCCCGAAACTGAAGAACTGATTGATTTAGCGATCGCCACGGTACAAGCTGATCCAGCATTGGGTCAAGGCGCTTGGGTGGACTTGGGCACCGGAAGCGGCGCGATCGCTCTTGCCCTTGCCGATGCTTTCCCTCACGCTGCAATTCATGCGGTAGATGTGAGCGAACTGGCATTGGCGATCGCTCAATACAATGCCCAACAGCTACACTTAAGCGATCGGATTCAATTTCACCAAGGCAGATGGTTTGAGCCGATCGCCTCTCTTCAGCATAAGCTCAGTGGCATAGTTTCTAACCCGCCCTACATTCCCCGCAATGTTATTCCCAACTTGCAGCCCGAAGTCGCTCAGCACGAGCCGCATCTAGCGCTAGATGGCGGCGAAGATGGACTAGATTGCATTCGTCAATTGGTCAATGTCGCTCCAGATTATTTGCGATCGGGTGGAGCTTGGTTGATTGAAATGATGGCAGGGCAAGCTGAGGCAGTCAGTCAGTTATTAGAGAAGCAGGGAAATTATCGAGCGATCGAGATTCATACAGACTTAAATGGAATTGAACGTTTTGCCTCAGCATTGCGGGTTTAA
- a CDS encoding YdcF family protein, with product MFELITQIIILAAIYFLVRFVLLSFIERKYLTWLGGIVLVLLMVLAFLEPTNRTVGLLWGILSFPLRPLGLVLILLGYAVRKGYKQVAGAQIMAALLILLVCSLPVTAYLLTAQSEQRQLLETRGQQEVTPARGVEAIVVLGDGSSPSDPTYRIRSQLSTGEDGISVGQRSRLFYAAQLYTSQSDRGNDPLVIVSVGPRPVEQEGISETASITDLLTANGVPEDRIRIDLEGVDPRTSAIVTQRLLASDDSTTRVPIMVVAPVINIRRVSSSFAKLNFDVIARPTDFYVFQLQGGLRLAAASDLIPNVEALVITTRVVDEYLATVYYFLRGWLVDPLAV from the coding sequence ATGTTTGAACTGATTACTCAAATCATTATTTTAGCTGCCATCTATTTCTTGGTCAGGTTCGTTTTGCTCTCATTTATAGAGCGGAAGTATCTGACTTGGTTGGGTGGCATTGTTTTAGTTTTGCTCATGGTTCTGGCGTTTTTAGAACCTACGAACAGAACTGTCGGGTTGCTGTGGGGCATCTTGTCTTTTCCCCTACGTCCCTTAGGTTTGGTGTTGATCCTGCTAGGATATGCCGTTCGTAAGGGGTATAAGCAGGTGGCAGGTGCACAAATTATGGCGGCATTGCTGATTTTATTGGTTTGTAGTTTGCCTGTAACGGCATATTTGCTGACTGCCCAGTCAGAGCAGAGGCAATTGTTAGAAACAAGGGGACAGCAAGAGGTTACACCTGCTCGTGGCGTTGAGGCAATTGTGGTGCTGGGCGATGGTAGTTCCCCCTCCGATCCCACCTATCGGATTCGTTCTCAGCTTAGTACAGGGGAAGATGGCATTAGCGTGGGACAGCGATCGCGCTTATTCTATGCGGCTCAACTCTATACTTCTCAGAGCGATCGCGGCAATGATCCTTTAGTGATTGTCAGTGTTGGCCCTCGACCTGTCGAGCAAGAAGGCATTAGCGAAACCGCTTCTATTACTGATTTATTGACTGCAAATGGTGTACCAGAGGATCGCATTAGGATTGACTTAGAAGGAGTTGACCCACGCACCAGCGCCATTGTCACCCAGCGACTGTTGGCAAGTGATGATTCAACGACCAGAGTGCCGATTATGGTTGTCGCTCCAGTGATCAATATTCGGCGCGTCAGTTCGTCTTTTGCCAAACTGAACTTTGATGTGATTGCCCGTCCGACTGATTTCTACGTCTTTCAGCTTCAAGGAGGACTGCGGTTGGCGGCTGCCTCAGACTTAATTCCTAATGTTGAAGCATTGGTGATTACAACCCGTGTAGTAGATGAGTATTTGGCAACGGTCTATTATTTCTTGCGAGGTTGGTTGGTTGATCCGTTGGCAGTCTAA